TTTGCGCTGCCCCGGCCGGAGCGCCTGCGAACATGTCCGCGGGCAGCACATTGATGCGGGGCTGCCCGAGCCGGCCGGCGACATAGAGATTGACCGGGTTCTCGTAGATCTCGCGCGGTGTCCCGAACTGCACCAGCTTGCCCTGGTCCAGAACACCGATATGGGTCGACATGGTCATCGCCTCGATCTGGTCGTGGGTCACGTAAAGCAGCGTCGCGCCGAGGCTTTCCTGAATGCGCTTCAGCTCGATCCTGAGATCCGAGCGCAACTTGGCATCCAGCGAACTGAGCGGTTCGTCCATCAGGTAGATGGTCGGGTCCCGGACAAGGGCGCGGCCGATGGAAACGCGCTGCATTTCACCGCCGGAGAGCGCCGTCGCCTTGTTGTTCAGTTTGTGCGAGATCCGGAGAACCTCGGCGACTTCCGCCACCTTGCGCTCGATCTCGTCGGCCGGTGTCTTCAAAAGCGGCGAGCGCAGCGGAAAGGCCAGATTCTCCCGCACGCTCATATGCGGGTAGAGCGAATATTGCTGGAACACCATGG
This region of uncultured Roseibium sp. genomic DNA includes:
- a CDS encoding ABC transporter ATP-binding protein, translating into MSEVRLSNLSKTFGDTVAVSDVSMTIPNGAFVTLLGPTGAGKTTILRLISGLEQPDGGDVSIGGSSVVDDTPAQRNVAMVFQQYSLYPHMSVRENLAFPLRSPLLKTPADEIERKVAEVAEVLRISHKLNNKATALSGGEMQRVSIGRALVRDPTIYLMDEPLSSLDAKLRSDLRIELKRIQESLGATLLYVTHDQIEAMTMSTHIGVLDQGKLVQFGTPREIYENPVNLYVAGRLGQPRINVLPADMFAGAPAGAAQIGLRPEHIQQGEGKGSTVKRVEHLGDQIRLHLKLEGHDVVTLADAHADLEPGDTVAIQPRNPLFFDAGGVRIT